A genomic region of Alistipes megaguti contains the following coding sequences:
- a CDS encoding tyrosine-type recombinase/integrase, whose translation MSKNKAPSINTRALHFRNLRAVFNSAINEDLIGLEHYPFRKFKIASSRKDKEALTEEQLQRLIAYETPYPFRRTARDLFLLSFYMCGMNLVDLFHLDRLRDGRAHFVRTKTSGKNINPVSILVQPEAAEIIVRYAGTDHVLRFAEEPATYQTFNNRIQKAIRAIAHELNIEGLTFYWARYTWATLADKLGISEKEISKGLGHVDTSIAGKFYISYDWTKVDRANRAVIDHISSFQSKQ comes from the coding sequence ATCTCGAAAAACAAGGCACCCAGCATCAACACCCGGGCCCTGCATTTTCGAAATCTCCGGGCGGTCTTCAACAGCGCCATCAACGAGGATCTGATCGGGCTCGAACACTACCCTTTCCGGAAATTCAAGATCGCCTCCTCCCGCAAGGACAAGGAGGCGCTCACCGAGGAGCAGCTCCAGCGGCTGATCGCCTACGAGACCCCCTACCCGTTCCGCCGGACGGCCCGGGATCTCTTCCTGCTGTCGTTCTACATGTGCGGCATGAACCTGGTGGACCTGTTCCACCTCGACCGGCTGCGCGACGGCCGGGCCCACTTCGTGCGGACAAAGACCTCCGGCAAGAACATCAACCCGGTGTCAATCCTCGTCCAGCCCGAAGCCGCCGAGATCATCGTCCGGTACGCCGGCACGGATCACGTTCTCCGCTTCGCCGAGGAGCCTGCAACCTACCAGACCTTCAACAACCGGATCCAAAAAGCGATTCGCGCAATAGCCCACGAGTTGAACATCGAGGGGCTGACCTTCTACTGGGCGCGCTACACCTGGGCAACGCTGGCCGACAAGCTCGGGATCTCGGAGAAGGAGATCAGCAAGGGGCTGGGCCACGTCGACACCTCGATCGCCGGGAAGTTCTACATCTCCTACGACTGGACGAAGGTCGACCGGGCAAACCGGGCGGTGATAGATCATATAAGCTCTTTTCAGTCTAAACAATAG
- a CDS encoding type II toxin-antitoxin system HicA family toxin — protein sequence MKSSELQKLILANGWRIVRQSGSHVIYEKNGIRYPVPFHGGKEVGTGLEKKIKREMGLK from the coding sequence ATGAAATCGAGTGAGCTACAAAAGTTGATTCTCGCAAACGGATGGCGGATCGTCCGGCAAAGCGGAAGCCACGTGATTTACGAGAAAAACGGAATCAGGTACCCGGTCCCGTTTCACGGAGGTAAGGAAGTGGGTACAGGACTTGAAAAGAAAATCAAACGGGAGATGGGTCTGAAATAG
- the mscL gene encoding large-conductance mechanosensitive channel protein MscL, with protein sequence MAFFKEFKEFALKGNVMDMTVGVIIGGAFGKIVSSLVNDILMPPIGALIGNTDFSQLRLDISKVRDVTTGAVRSVGELVSDGAAVAQSAPVEPVYWNYGAFIQQCIDFTILAFCVFLMVKLMNRLMKKKAQTPPAPPAPSKEELLLTEIRDLLKAQQQKQN encoded by the coding sequence ATGGCTTTTTTCAAGGAATTCAAAGAGTTTGCCCTCAAGGGCAATGTCATGGACATGACCGTCGGCGTGATCATCGGCGGCGCGTTCGGAAAGATCGTCTCCTCGCTGGTGAACGACATTCTCATGCCCCCGATCGGCGCCCTGATCGGAAATACCGACTTCTCACAGTTGCGGCTCGATATCTCGAAGGTCCGCGACGTGACCACGGGCGCCGTGCGGTCGGTCGGAGAACTCGTCAGCGACGGCGCCGCTGTTGCACAAAGCGCCCCCGTGGAACCCGTCTACTGGAACTATGGCGCCTTTATCCAGCAGTGCATCGACTTCACCATTCTGGCCTTCTGCGTCTTCCTGATGGTCAAACTGATGAATCGCCTCATGAAGAAAAAGGCCCAGACTCCCCCAGCTCCCCCCGCTCCGTCGAAGGAGGAGCTGCTCCTCACCGAGATCCGCGACCTGCTCAAGGCCCAACAGCAAAAACAAAACTGA
- a CDS encoding sodium:solute symporter, with translation MTPAAVILTVLGYIAVLFVVAWLSGRRADNAGFFTGNRRTPWYMAAFAMIGAAMSGVTFISVPGSVAVDSFSYMQMVAGFTVGQFIVAYVLIPTFYRLRVVSLYEYLDDRFGVASHRTGAWFFFLSKMLGAALRVYVVCAVLQLLVFSHYGIPFWTNALVTMAFVWLYTRQGGVKSLIWTDTLKTLCLVGSLVLSILFIMRALDLSAAETAREVARSPMSRIFFFDDPASGRYFWKMFAAGIVLLVAMTGLDQDMMQRNLSCATPRDSQKNIVLTAVSQIFVIFLFLVLGVLLYLYADRTGLPLPAKSDQVFSMVAVEGGLPLVVGILFVVGLISSTYSAAGSALTALTTSFTVDILEGTKQLDDCRLTRLRKGVHVGMALLMAGVILAFEYWADDSVINLVYKVASYTYGPILGMFAFGMMTRRRVRDRWMPLVAVAAPVLSALLQFWARERWDYQIGFELLIYNAAFTVIGMYILSQRNEK, from the coding sequence ATGACACCCGCAGCCGTCATTCTCACCGTATTGGGCTATATCGCCGTCTTGTTCGTCGTGGCATGGCTTTCGGGCCGCCGGGCCGACAATGCGGGCTTCTTCACCGGCAACCGCCGCACGCCGTGGTATATGGCGGCCTTTGCGATGATAGGCGCGGCAATGTCGGGCGTCACCTTCATCTCGGTCCCGGGGTCGGTGGCCGTCGATTCCTTCTCCTACATGCAGATGGTTGCCGGGTTCACAGTGGGGCAGTTCATCGTGGCCTACGTGCTGATCCCGACCTTCTACCGCCTGCGGGTGGTCTCGCTCTACGAATACCTCGACGACCGCTTCGGCGTCGCCTCGCACCGCACCGGGGCTTGGTTCTTTTTCCTTTCGAAGATGCTCGGCGCCGCCCTGCGCGTCTACGTCGTCTGCGCGGTGCTCCAGCTGCTGGTCTTCTCGCACTACGGCATTCCGTTCTGGACCAATGCCCTCGTCACGATGGCCTTCGTGTGGCTCTATACGCGGCAGGGGGGTGTCAAGTCGCTGATCTGGACCGATACGCTCAAGACGCTGTGCCTGGTCGGGAGCCTCGTGCTGTCGATCCTCTTCATCATGCGGGCGCTGGACCTTTCGGCCGCTGAGACGGCGCGCGAGGTGGCCCGGTCGCCCATGTCGCGGATCTTCTTCTTCGACGACCCGGCCTCGGGGCGCTATTTCTGGAAGATGTTTGCAGCGGGTATCGTGCTGCTGGTGGCCATGACGGGACTCGATCAGGACATGATGCAGCGCAATCTGAGCTGTGCCACGCCGCGCGACTCGCAGAAGAATATCGTGCTGACGGCCGTGAGCCAGATCTTCGTCATCTTTCTCTTCCTGGTTCTCGGGGTGCTGCTCTACCTCTACGCCGACCGGACGGGGCTGCCGCTGCCCGCAAAGAGCGACCAGGTCTTTTCGATGGTGGCCGTAGAAGGCGGACTTCCGCTTGTAGTTGGCATTCTGTTCGTTGTCGGGCTTATTTCAAGTACCTATTCAGCTGCAGGATCGGCTTTGACAGCGCTGACCACCTCCTTTACGGTCGATATCCTCGAGGGGACGAAACAACTCGACGACTGCCGGCTGACCCGCCTGCGCAAGGGGGTGCATGTCGGCATGGCGCTGCTGATGGCCGGAGTGATCCTGGCTTTCGAGTATTGGGCCGACGACAGCGTCATCAATCTGGTCTACAAGGTGGCCAGCTACACCTACGGTCCGATCCTCGGCATGTTTGCCTTCGGCATGATGACGCGCCGCCGGGTGCGCGACCGCTGGATGCCGCTGGTGGCCGTTGCAGCTCCGGTGCTGAGTGCGCTGCTGCAGTTCTGGGCCCGCGAGAGGTGGGACTACCAGATCGGATTCGAACTGTTGATCTATAACGCCGCCTTTACCGTCATCGGCATGTATATACTGTCACAACGAAATGAAAAATAG
- a CDS encoding sulfatase-like hydrolase/transferase, which yields MKNRLQTAGLGLLALAAGGCSSQKPNQPNIILILADDLGAECLGCYGGVSYQTPHLDSLARQAIRFENMHALPLSTPSRVQLMTGVYNDRNYVNFGYMNDDEHTFAHLAQQAGYSTAIVGKWQLGRSREMVPKLGFDEWCLCQLEIYKELAGDKATDRYAFSYLDNNGRYDFSYYGPDDALRYAFDYIDRQTAARKPFLLYYPTPLVHTPHVPTPDSECWTDNPETRFIHDTRHFPDMVAYLDKQVGKFVDKLQTDGLWDNTILIFVGDNGTMEQVVSKLDDGREIKGGKGNSTSNGTHVPLLIAWGDKIKSGRVSQRLVDLTDFMPTLADAMGVKIPDEWNTEGISLYPELCGDKPLEREFTLMHFNPLWPHKAYPRAARCAFNTQYKYYWDGRFYNFAEDPMEQHPIDVKQCSPEVQALYAKLKAKVDEMPDWYPDKPGAPRHGDYKSFYDANPKPAI from the coding sequence ATGAAAAATCGACTCCAAACTGCAGGGCTCGGTCTCCTCGCTCTGGCTGCCGGCGGATGCTCCAGCCAGAAACCAAACCAACCGAACATCATTCTGATTCTCGCCGATGACCTCGGCGCCGAATGTCTCGGCTGTTACGGCGGCGTCAGTTACCAGACCCCGCACCTCGATTCACTCGCCCGACAGGCCATCCGCTTCGAAAACATGCACGCCTTGCCGCTCAGCACCCCCTCCCGAGTGCAACTCATGACCGGCGTCTACAACGACCGAAACTACGTCAACTTCGGATACATGAACGACGACGAACATACCTTCGCCCACCTCGCCCAACAAGCCGGATACTCCACGGCCATCGTCGGGAAATGGCAACTCGGACGATCCCGGGAGATGGTTCCCAAACTCGGTTTCGACGAATGGTGTCTCTGTCAACTCGAAATCTACAAGGAACTCGCCGGCGATAAGGCCACAGACCGTTACGCCTTCTCCTATCTCGACAACAACGGCCGTTACGACTTCAGTTACTACGGCCCGGATGATGCTCTGCGATACGCTTTCGACTACATCGACCGGCAGACCGCGGCCCGAAAACCATTCCTGCTCTACTACCCTACGCCGCTGGTACATACACCCCATGTGCCGACGCCTGACTCCGAATGCTGGACCGATAACCCAGAAACCCGGTTCATCCATGACACCCGCCACTTCCCGGACATGGTCGCCTATCTCGACAAACAGGTCGGCAAGTTCGTCGACAAACTCCAGACCGACGGCCTGTGGGACAACACCATTCTGATCTTTGTCGGGGACAACGGAACCATGGAACAGGTCGTCTCGAAACTGGACGACGGCCGCGAAATCAAGGGCGGAAAAGGCAACTCCACCTCCAACGGTACCCATGTCCCGCTGCTCATCGCCTGGGGTGACAAGATCAAAAGCGGACGAGTCAGTCAACGTCTCGTCGATTTGACCGACTTCATGCCGACGCTGGCCGATGCCATGGGTGTCAAGATCCCCGATGAGTGGAACACTGAAGGAATTTCGCTCTATCCCGAATTATGTGGCGATAAACCCCTCGAGCGAGAGTTCACTCTGATGCACTTCAACCCCCTCTGGCCGCACAAAGCCTACCCGAGAGCGGCCCGCTGCGCCTTCAACACCCAGTACAAATATTATTGGGACGGACGATTCTACAACTTTGCGGAGGATCCCATGGAACAGCACCCGATCGACGTAAAACAATGCTCGCCCGAGGTACAGGCCTTGTATGCAAAACTCAAGGCCAAAGTCGACGAAATGCCCGATTGGTATCCGGACAAACCCGGAGCTCCCAGACACGGTGACTACAAGAGTTTTTACGACGCCAATCCCAAACCCGCAATCTGA
- a CDS encoding type II toxin-antitoxin system HicB family antitoxin: MKQITAIIEKNSDGGYSAYCTDEVFSGMGDTADAAKEDLKQSIRHFVESSREDGYQYPEWLDGEYEIVYKFDTQSLLQYYAGIITPAALGRLSGINPKQLWSYAHGKSKPRKAQVKRIEEALHRLGSELSSISL, encoded by the coding sequence ATGAAACAGATTACAGCCATTATCGAAAAAAACAGCGACGGCGGATACAGCGCCTATTGCACCGACGAAGTGTTCTCCGGTATGGGAGACACGGCAGATGCCGCCAAAGAGGATCTGAAACAATCCATCCGGCATTTTGTCGAATCAAGCCGCGAAGACGGATATCAATATCCGGAATGGCTTGACGGCGAATACGAGATCGTGTATAAGTTCGACACGCAATCGCTTCTTCAATACTACGCCGGGATCATCACCCCGGCCGCTTTGGGGAGGTTGTCAGGAATCAATCCCAAACAACTCTGGAGCTATGCACACGGGAAATCCAAACCCCGGAAGGCCCAAGTGAAACGAATCGAGGAGGCACTGCACCGTTTGGGATCAGAATTATCGTCTATCTCTTTGTAG
- a CDS encoding ion channel: protein MTISESKHAESTDRLGIVKLLAGITLLVSLSWEIIAGDHRYLSMTYLTIQFFVCVIFLYDFLLRMLQSEHRGRFFVRHLFYLLISIPYLTLISWTGVRMTHDWGILVGLVPMLRAFLAMFLIVEWMVRGKRGGRMRWLFAAYLFTVVVFTYVSALVFYDYEVLVNPKLEGFGNALWWAWMNVTTVGAEIFPVTAVGKVVCVLLPSLGMMFFPIFTTYILQEYMPQQSNPSSSTPSSSTSPASISPASSASSSLDVSTPAPPASSASGAGVPEV from the coding sequence ATGACCATCTCTGAATCCAAACACGCCGAATCGACCGACCGACTGGGCATTGTCAAATTGTTGGCCGGAATCACGTTGCTGGTGTCCCTTTCGTGGGAGATCATAGCCGGGGATCACCGCTACCTTTCAATGACCTATTTGACGATCCAGTTTTTTGTTTGCGTGATTTTTCTCTATGACTTTTTGCTTCGGATGCTGCAGTCCGAGCACCGTGGTCGTTTTTTCGTGCGCCACCTGTTCTATTTGCTGATATCGATTCCCTACCTGACGCTGATTTCGTGGACGGGCGTCCGCATGACCCACGATTGGGGGATCCTGGTCGGACTGGTTCCGATGCTTCGGGCCTTTCTGGCGATGTTCCTCATCGTGGAGTGGATGGTGCGGGGCAAACGGGGCGGCCGGATGCGGTGGCTTTTTGCGGCGTATCTCTTCACGGTGGTGGTCTTCACCTACGTTTCGGCGCTGGTCTTCTACGACTACGAGGTGCTGGTGAATCCGAAACTCGAAGGGTTCGGCAATGCGCTGTGGTGGGCGTGGATGAACGTTACGACCGTCGGTGCGGAGATCTTTCCGGTGACGGCCGTCGGGAAGGTGGTCTGTGTGCTGCTGCCGTCGCTGGGGATGATGTTCTTCCCGATCTTCACGACCTATATATTGCAGGAGTATATGCCGCAGCAATCGAATCCTTCGTCCTCCACGCCTTCGTCCTCGACATCACCCGCCTCGATTTCCCCCGCATCATCTGCATCGTCATCACTCGACGTTTCAACTCCGGCCCCGCCAGCATCATCCGCATCCGGTGCAGGGGTTCCGGAGGTATGA
- a CDS encoding N-acetylmuramoyl-L-alanine amidase yields the protein MKILLDNGHGEDTPGKCSPVWPDGSCLREYEFARDIVRRVFDRLHARGVVAEIIVPELRDVPLYVRANRVNDICNVAGKENCLLVSVHANAGGGTGWEAHTYLGDSMSDRYSTIFYEKAEEAFGREWKIRKGSDDPADPDWDSNFAILRDTKCPAVLTENFFMDTERDCRFLLSEEGRERIAAMHVEAIMACIDYHQTQS from the coding sequence ATGAAAATACTCCTGGATAACGGACACGGCGAGGATACGCCCGGCAAGTGCTCGCCCGTGTGGCCGGACGGGTCGTGCCTGCGCGAATATGAGTTCGCTCGGGACATCGTGCGCCGGGTCTTCGATCGGCTGCACGCCCGGGGCGTCGTGGCGGAGATCATCGTCCCGGAGCTCCGGGATGTGCCGCTGTACGTGAGGGCCAACCGGGTGAACGACATCTGCAACGTCGCCGGGAAGGAGAACTGCCTGCTGGTGTCGGTGCACGCCAACGCCGGCGGCGGCACCGGCTGGGAGGCCCATACCTACCTGGGCGATTCGATGTCGGACCGCTATTCGACCATTTTCTACGAGAAGGCCGAGGAGGCGTTCGGCAGGGAGTGGAAGATCCGGAAGGGAAGCGACGATCCCGCGGACCCCGATTGGGACAGCAACTTCGCGATCCTGCGCGACACGAAATGCCCGGCCGTGCTGACCGAGAACTTCTTCATGGACACGGAGCGCGACTGCCGGTTCCTGCTCTCGGAGGAGGGCCGTGAGCGGATCGCCGCGATGCACGTCGAGGCGATCATGGCCTGCATCGACTACCACCAAACACAAAGCTGA
- a CDS encoding fibronectin type III domain-containing protein produces the protein MKNRYLYIFTSLLALTLSTPLSAASISSATRTRIGRTLSRIVSREVSGGYQKAEPITVRVQAVKASRRTVRIYATIGLSYYPFRVENTAAMRDSVRALLPAEYRKAQIELYTDNREVGELIPMACRDAGQTRRLIEKRRLIPFTNRSVRPLVTPLSAAYTVTGGLAGRHIALWQSHGRYFDQTRDCWRWQRSTLWQTCEDLYTQSYVLPYLVPMLENAGACVVLPRERDVQLHEVLADNDARDEYAEQGAWEEGGTGFAHLRQVYLTGENPFRDGTTRRIRSVTHRPSGEAAWRATIPERGEYAVYVSYESTPESVDDAHYTVHHLGGETEFAVNQTMGGGTWIYLGRFTFAAGEQTLVTQTNRSRRAGRLVSADAVKLGGGFGNVARTPIDSLRHADREYIAETSGYPRFCEGARYWLQWAGFPEGVYTPKHDRDDYKDDYMSRAHWVNAVMGGSERLPDSTGLHIPLDLALAFHSDAGVRDGDGIVGTLGIFYTREQGGKFTGGADRYRSRDLTDLVQTQVVEDIRHLYEPDWQRRGLWNRAYYEARVPSVPTMLLELLSHQNFADMRLGQDPRFRFAVSRAVYKGILRYVSSQYGLSEVTVQPLPVCSFAAEFTADDRVRLSWQPTVDPLEASAVPTGYVVYMRLDDGSFDNGRLVDRPELIVDLEPGRRYAFRVTAVNAGGESFPSETLAACRVADERGRVLIVNGFDRVSGPVAMRSDSLAGFRMDLDGGVPDRMDISFVGPQRVFDLAMARSNVDSLALGACDRDYETDVIGGNTFDYPSLHGRSMAAAGYSYCSTSARAVEEGRVALRGYDAVDLILGKQRTTTIGRGIADAAFEVFPEALQSRLRRYLADGGALFASGAYVLSDLAGQAASERERSFAGEVLRCRLGACRATGSGRVRVVTAHPGFSRGEYRFNTEYRPDCYVVERSDALEPVGREAFAVMRYVDGNGTAAVASESAGRTFVAGFPFETIGGEVERDRMMRDVLDFLVKQR, from the coding sequence ATGAAAAATAGGTATTTATATATCTTCACCTCGCTTTTGGCATTAACCCTTTCGACGCCCCTCTCGGCCGCCTCGATCTCTTCGGCGACGCGGACCCGGATCGGCCGCACGCTGTCGCGGATCGTCTCGCGCGAGGTCTCGGGGGGCTACCAGAAGGCCGAGCCGATCACCGTGCGGGTGCAGGCCGTGAAGGCATCGCGTCGCACGGTGCGCATCTATGCGACGATCGGACTTTCGTACTATCCCTTCCGTGTGGAGAATACCGCCGCCATGCGCGATTCGGTGCGGGCGCTGCTGCCCGCCGAGTACCGCAAGGCGCAGATCGAACTCTATACCGACAACCGCGAGGTGGGGGAGTTGATCCCCATGGCGTGCCGCGATGCCGGGCAGACGCGGCGACTGATCGAAAAACGACGCCTCATCCCCTTCACCAACCGGTCCGTACGGCCGCTGGTGACTCCGCTCTCGGCGGCCTACACCGTGACCGGAGGCCTTGCCGGACGTCATATCGCCCTCTGGCAGAGCCACGGCCGCTATTTCGACCAGACGCGGGATTGTTGGCGGTGGCAGCGTTCGACGCTGTGGCAGACGTGCGAGGACCTCTATACGCAGAGTTACGTGCTGCCTTACCTGGTTCCGATGCTGGAGAACGCCGGGGCCTGCGTGGTGCTGCCCCGTGAACGCGACGTGCAGCTTCACGAGGTGCTCGCGGACAACGACGCGCGGGACGAATACGCCGAACAGGGGGCGTGGGAAGAGGGCGGCACGGGCTTCGCCCATCTGCGGCAGGTCTACCTCACGGGCGAGAATCCCTTCCGTGACGGCACGACGCGTCGCATCCGCAGCGTGACCCATCGCCCCTCGGGCGAGGCTGCGTGGCGGGCCACGATCCCCGAGCGAGGCGAATATGCCGTCTATGTCAGCTACGAGTCGACCCCCGAGAGCGTTGACGATGCCCACTATACGGTGCACCACTTGGGCGGCGAGACCGAATTTGCCGTCAATCAGACGATGGGCGGCGGGACGTGGATCTACCTCGGACGGTTCACCTTTGCGGCGGGCGAGCAGACGCTTGTGACGCAGACCAACCGCTCGCGGCGGGCCGGACGGCTTGTTTCGGCCGATGCCGTGAAACTGGGCGGCGGCTTCGGCAACGTGGCCCGCACGCCGATTGACTCGCTGCGCCATGCCGACCGCGAATATATCGCCGAGACGAGCGGCTATCCGCGCTTCTGCGAGGGGGCGCGCTACTGGCTGCAGTGGGCCGGCTTCCCCGAGGGGGTCTACACGCCCAAACACGACCGTGACGACTACAAGGACGACTACATGTCGCGGGCCCATTGGGTCAATGCCGTGATGGGTGGTTCGGAGCGCCTGCCCGACTCGACGGGGTTGCACATTCCGCTGGATCTGGCCCTCGCGTTCCATTCGGATGCCGGGGTGCGCGACGGCGACGGCATTGTCGGCACGCTGGGCATCTTCTATACGCGCGAACAGGGGGGCAAATTCACGGGCGGTGCCGACCGCTACCGTTCGCGCGATCTGACGGACCTTGTCCAGACCCAGGTGGTCGAGGATATCCGCCACCTCTATGAGCCCGACTGGCAGCGGCGCGGACTCTGGAACCGGGCCTACTACGAAGCCCGTGTCCCGAGTGTCCCGACGATGCTGCTCGAACTGCTTTCGCACCAGAATTTTGCCGACATGCGTCTGGGGCAGGATCCTCGGTTCCGGTTTGCGGTCAGCCGCGCCGTCTATAAGGGTATCCTGCGCTATGTCAGCTCGCAATACGGATTATCGGAAGTAACGGTTCAGCCGCTTCCGGTCTGCTCGTTTGCCGCCGAATTCACGGCCGACGACCGCGTGCGCCTTTCGTGGCAGCCGACCGTCGATCCGCTCGAGGCGTCGGCCGTGCCGACCGGCTATGTGGTCTACATGCGGCTCGACGACGGCAGTTTCGATAACGGCCGTCTGGTGGACCGTCCCGAACTGATCGTCGACCTGGAGCCCGGCCGCCGCTACGCCTTCCGCGTGACGGCCGTCAATGCCGGCGGCGAGAGTTTCCCGAGCGAGACGCTGGCCGCATGCCGGGTGGCCGATGAGCGGGGACGCGTACTGATCGTCAACGGCTTTGACCGCGTGAGCGGCCCCGTTGCGATGCGCAGCGATTCGTTGGCCGGTTTCCGCATGGATCTCGACGGCGGGGTGCCCGACCGCATGGATATCTCGTTCGTCGGGCCGCAGCGGGTCTTCGACCTCGCGATGGCGCGCAGCAATGTCGACAGCCTGGCGCTCGGGGCCTGCGACCGCGATTACGAGACCGACGTCATCGGCGGCAATACGTTCGACTATCCGTCGCTGCACGGCCGTTCCATGGCGGCCGCCGGTTACTCCTACTGTTCGACTTCGGCCCGGGCCGTCGAAGAGGGGCGTGTGGCGCTGCGGGGATACGATGCCGTCGATCTGATCCTCGGCAAGCAGCGCACCACGACGATCGGACGGGGCATCGCCGATGCCGCCTTCGAGGTCTTTCCCGAGGCTTTGCAGAGTCGTCTGAGACGTTATCTGGCCGACGGAGGGGCGTTGTTCGCTTCGGGTGCCTATGTGCTGTCGGATCTGGCCGGGCAGGCCGCCTCGGAGCGTGAGCGGAGCTTCGCCGGGGAGGTGCTGCGCTGCCGGCTGGGGGCGTGTCGCGCGACGGGTTCGGGCCGCGTGCGCGTCGTGACGGCCCATCCGGGCTTCTCGCGCGGCGAGTACCGCTTCAATACGGAGTATCGTCCGGATTGCTACGTCGTCGAGCGGTCGGATGCGCTGGAGCCGGTCGGCCGCGAGGCCTTTGCCGTGATGCGCTATGTCGACGGTAACGGCACGGCCGCCGTGGCGAGTGAATCCGCCGGGCGGACCTTCGTCGCGGGCTTCCCGTTCGAGACGATCGGCGGCGAGGTGGAGCGCGACCGGATGATGCGCGACGTGCTGGACTTCCTCGTGAAGCAAAGGTAG
- a CDS encoding GatB/YqeY domain-containing protein, which translates to MSLEQQISKGIMEAMKAKDTVRLSALRNAKKYIIEAKTAGPEVAELPDADVLKIISKLAKQGTDSAQIFTEQNRPDLASEELAQVAVYQEFLPKQLTPEELTAELRTIIAEVGATSMKEMGKVMGVASKRLAGRADGKEISARVKELLA; encoded by the coding sequence ATGTCATTGGAACAGCAGATTTCGAAAGGGATCATGGAGGCCATGAAGGCCAAGGACACGGTGCGTCTGAGTGCGCTCCGCAATGCGAAGAAGTACATCATCGAGGCCAAGACGGCCGGTCCGGAGGTGGCCGAACTGCCCGATGCCGACGTGCTGAAAATCATCTCGAAGCTGGCCAAGCAGGGCACCGATTCGGCACAGATCTTTACCGAGCAGAACCGCCCCGATCTGGCGTCGGAGGAGCTGGCGCAGGTGGCCGTCTATCAGGAGTTCCTGCCCAAGCAGCTCACGCCCGAAGAGCTGACTGCCGAGCTTCGCACGATCATTGCCGAGGTGGGTGCCACGTCGATGAAGGAGATGGGTAAGGTGATGGGCGTCGCCTCGAAACGTCTGGCCGGACGCGCCGACGGCAAGGAGATTTCGGCCCGGGTCAAGGAGTTACTCGCTTAG
- a CDS encoding transporter, which translates to MHVSESLHRNLKTIAMPSAMVVGALLCRPIAGLETASHQMITPTLIFLMLFVTFCRVSPKQMKPSMLHLWLLLFQVVMCVAVYLVLRPLNEVVAQGAMVCVLAPVAMAAVVIAGMLGANVATMATYSLICNMAIALVAPVILTFTGNGVCTFSQILARIAPLLIGPFAAAQFFRFVFPKAARWIGDHSLISFYMWLLSLLVIIGRTTCFIIDLHDASMSTELWLAFAALVICLVQFKVGRMLGRRYGDPPAGGQSLGQKNTVLAVWMAQAFLNPISSIAPTAYIVWQNFVNSYQIYRKDREKFR; encoded by the coding sequence ATGCACGTTTCCGAATCGTTGCACCGTAACCTGAAGACCATTGCCATGCCTTCGGCCATGGTGGTGGGGGCGTTGCTGTGCCGGCCGATTGCCGGCCTTGAGACTGCAAGTCATCAGATGATCACCCCGACGCTGATCTTCCTGATGCTCTTCGTCACCTTCTGCCGCGTCAGCCCCAAACAGATGAAACCTTCGATGCTGCACCTCTGGCTGCTGCTCTTCCAGGTGGTCATGTGTGTGGCGGTCTATCTGGTGCTGCGCCCGTTGAACGAGGTGGTGGCTCAAGGTGCCATGGTCTGTGTACTGGCTCCCGTGGCGATGGCCGCCGTGGTCATCGCCGGCATGCTCGGTGCCAACGTCGCCACGATGGCCACCTACAGTCTGATCTGCAACATGGCCATTGCGCTGGTGGCCCCCGTGATCCTCACCTTCACGGGCAACGGCGTCTGCACCTTCTCGCAGATTCTGGCCCGCATCGCTCCGCTGTTGATCGGACCGTTTGCCGCGGCGCAGTTCTTCCGTTTTGTCTTCCCGAAGGCGGCCCGATGGATCGGCGATCACAGTCTGATCTCGTTCTACATGTGGCTGTTGTCGCTGCTGGTGATTATCGGCCGTACGACCTGTTTCATCATCGACCTCCACGATGCCTCGATGTCGACGGAGTTGTGGCTGGCCTTTGCCGCTCTGGTGATCTGTCTGGTGCAGTTCAAGGTGGGGCGCATGCTTGGTCGTCGGTATGGCGATCCGCCGGCCGGCGGTCAGTCGCTCGGGCAGAAAAATACGGTGTTGGCCGTGTGGATGGCGCAGGCCTTTCTGAATCCCATCTCGTCGATTGCCCCGACGGCCTATATCGTTTGGCAGAATTTCGTGAACAGTTATCAGATATACAGGAAGGATCGGGAAAAATTCCGGTAG